From one Mobula birostris isolate sMobBir1 chromosome 18, sMobBir1.hap1, whole genome shotgun sequence genomic stretch:
- the LOC140211853 gene encoding ribonuclease P protein subunit p25-like protein, with product MENYTKIRKSEEESPLPFANLPEDIVEMRVKEGSKIRNLMGFAIGRMELEGTRQMVFTGSGRAVTKTITCAEIMKRRIRGLHQITRLRYKSLRETWQLREPQEGAHNLTLLKNVPAICILLSKEPLDPSESGYQPPDADDGLWVGQRDRDVQEMEATSASRGIKRTLCCGSQEMVRKVTREDHQVDPSSNYNYPLNYQQ from the coding sequence ATGGAAAATTACACAAAAATCCGCAAAAGCGAGGAAGAGAGCCCTTTGCCCTTCGCGAACCTGCCGGAGGACATCGTGGAGATGCGGGTCAAGGAAGGAAGCAAGATCAGGAACCTGATGGGATTCGCCATCGGTCGGATGGAGCTGGAAGGCACCCGGCAGATGGTGTTCACCGGCTCGGGCAGGGCGGTCACGAAGACCATCACCTGCGCGGAAATCATGAAAAGGCGAATCAGGGGTCTTCACCAGATCACCAGGTTGCGCTACAAGAGCCTACGGGAGACGTGGCAACTCCGCGAGCCCCAGGAAGGCGCCCACAACCTCACCCTCCTGAAAAACGTCCCGGCGATTTGCATCCTCCTGTCAAAAGAGCCCCTGGACCCGAGTGAGAGTGGCTACCAGCCCCCGGACGCTGACGATGGTCTGTGGGTTGgccagagagacagagatgtCCAGGAGATGGAGGCCACCTCGGCTTCCAGGGGCATCAAGCGCACCCTGTGTTGCGGGAGTCAAGAAATGGTTAGAAAAGTCACAAGGGAAGATCATCAAGTCGACCCCTCCTCTAACTATAACTACCCACTGAACTACCAGCAGTAA